Proteins encoded within one genomic window of Stigmatopora argus isolate UIUO_Sarg chromosome 21, RoL_Sarg_1.0, whole genome shotgun sequence:
- the LOC144066959 gene encoding major histocompatibility complex class I-related protein 1-like, with amino-acid sequence MNRVLFWLLVWCHVACAARHSLWHVYTVSSHISRLPTMMAVVVVDGVVTEHYDSRTRVATAKQPWMDAILDRNPDYWEDQTTFWQKQEHFGNINMGVHVFQVMHGCEYDDEDESQPPSGFNRHSYDAQDTLVLDMGQRRWIWLRPQMEATVRKWNVNLGWLEFMEHRLLTECPRRLRQTLEYGKDVLQRIQRPLVFLLQTEPSADITCHATGFYPDRVDMYWTHDGQQLHDDVEHGQLLPNHDGSFQLSVRLRVPAEDWRRYACVFVLDGLAEEIVTVLNASRIRTNYVPANPAGHDIPIIVAGVVVSVAIAAAASVGIYVRRRKRRNAAPQRQPSNPDCFYFDGDQNVQPGRVDGQVPVAGQ; translated from the exons CTCGCCACTCTCTCTGGCATGTGTACACGGTGAGCAGCCACATCTCACGCCTGCCGACCATgatggcggtggtggtggtggacggCGTGGTGACGGAACACTACGACAGCCGCACCCGCGTGGCCACGGCCAAGCAACCCTGGATGGACGCCATCCTGGACCGAAACCCCGACTACTGGGAGGATCAGACGACCTTCTGGCAAAAACAGGAACACTTTGGCAACATCAACATGG GCGTCCACGTGTTCCAGGTGATGCACGGCTGCGAGTACGACGACGAGGACGAAAGCCAGCCGCCGTCGGGCTTCAACCGGCACAGTTACGACGCCCAAGACACGTTAGTCCTGGACATGGGGCAGCGGCGCTGGATTTGGCTGCGGCCGCAGATGGAGGCCACCGTTCGCAAGTGGAACGTGAACTTGGGCTGGCTGGAGTTCATGGAGCACCGCCTGCTCACCGAGTGTCCAAGGCGACTCCGGCAGACGCTGGAGTACGGCAAGGACGTCTTGCAGAGGATAC AGCGCCCCCTAGTGTTCCTGCTGCAGACCGAGCCGTCGGCCGACATCACGTGTCACGCCACCGGCTTCTACCCCGACAGGGTGGACATGTACTGGACGCACGACGGCCAGCAGCTCCACGACGACGTGGAACACGGCCAGCTCCTGCCCAACCACGACGGAAGCTTCCAGCTCAGCGTCCGCCTGCGCGTGCCCGCCGAAGACTGGCGCCGGTACGCCTGCGTCTTTGTGCTGGACGGGCTCGCCGAGGAAATTGTCACCGTGCTGAACGCCTCCCGGATCAGAACTAACTACg TTCCAGCAAACCCCGCGGGGCACGACATCCCGATCATCGTCGCTGGAGTAGTAGTTTCTGTCGCCatcgcggcggcggcgagcgtcGGGATTTACGTTCGCAGAAGGAAACGACGCAACGCGGCGCCGCAGAGACAACCGAGCAACCCCGACTGCTTCTATTTCGACGGCGACCAAAACGTCCAGCCCG GCCGTGTTGATGGACAGGTGCCAGTCGCGGGACAGTAG